One Triticum dicoccoides isolate Atlit2015 ecotype Zavitan chromosome 5B, WEW_v2.0, whole genome shotgun sequence genomic window carries:
- the LOC119310800 gene encoding skin secretory protein xP2-like: MATADVQNPTAALTEEAPTVETPVAAEEVAKTEEAPAPAEAEVKAPAAPVEVEETKEVAPAAAETEEAKEPEPAAAAEPEAEAPKETEAPAVVETETKEAVAEAEPAAPEEVKEEAAPPAEPEAPAVAEEAPAAPEEAPAAAAEEPAAAVASVSV, translated from the exons ATGGCCACCGCTGAT GTCCAGAACCCGACGGCCGCGCTGACGGAGGAGGCGCCCACGGTGGAGACGCCCGTCGCCGCCGAGGAGGTCGCGAAGACGGAGGAGGCCCCCGCGCCGGCCGAGGCCGAGGTCAAGGCGCCTGCTGCCCCCGTCGAGGTCGAGGAGACCAAGGAGGTGGCACCTGCCGCCGCTGAGACGGAGGAGGCCAAGGAGCCCGAGCCAGCAGCTGCGGCCGAGCCGGAGGCCGAGGCCCCCAAAGAGACAGAGGCGCCAGCCGTGGTCGAGACAGAGACCAAGGAGGCCGTGGCTGAGGCAGAGCCAGCGGCGCCCGAGGAGGTGAAGGAGGAGGCCGCGCCTCCTGCCGAGCCAGAAGCACCGGCCGTCGCCGAGGAGGCACCGGCTGCACCGGAGGAGGCGCCCGCGGCCGCGGCAGAGGAGCCGGCCGCCGCGGTGGCCAGCGTCAGCGTGTGA